A section of the Candidatus Nitrosacidococcus sp. I8 genome encodes:
- a CDS encoding type II toxin-antitoxin system VapC family toxin — translation MKIFLDTNICLDLLDNSRQNAPSSIKWYMENKNEDTLDFYFSGDFITTFYYVLTQKKKIKSALVIEAINQLCKEVIPIYLVHSDFLIAQQYFFKHRFDDLEDLIILHSAIRESCSKFMTNDKKLLNLKKLASVEILKPK, via the coding sequence ATGAAGATATTTCTTGATACCAATATTTGCTTAGATTTACTTGATAATAGCCGTCAAAACGCACCATCATCTATTAAATGGTACATGGAGAATAAAAATGAAGATACGTTGGATTTTTATTTTTCAGGGGATTTCATTACCACCTTTTATTATGTTCTTACTCAGAAGAAAAAAATAAAATCTGCCTTAGTGATTGAAGCAATTAACCAGCTTTGTAAAGAGGTTATTCCAATTTATCTAGTGCATAGTGATTTCTTAATTGCCCAGCAGTATTTTTTTAAACATAGGTTTGATGATCTTGAAGATTTAATCATTCTGCACAGTGCAATAAGAGAGTCTTGCAGTAAATTCATGACAAATGATAAAAAATTATTGAATCTCAAAAAATTAGCCTCAGTAGAAATTTTAAAACCTAAATAA